The proteins below come from a single Pseudomonas chlororaphis genomic window:
- a CDS encoding type III effector 1, whose amino-acid sequence MDNTAKRQNTVIGAGPLSSPPEAAAHVVLERLAQWQAVIEARLQARMGVLDVLEEYLLVQLRTHYHDGNIDPHFIDTLIDTVLRRMIEVVPVAPDDEAEAPYRWPGGADRGFSAERQERIAQVIESVASSFIAHYRDYLRRHWSMVGGDEPLVAAVRQRLEGHLSDVEALLQPQPLAVLGVEALRERLEVFEQDWRRFGELAGLASATQRQPLEALARAQLPEWLRGLGEDERQRLEALEEQTSQAEALVDGLLDELGSLQAFARRLAKDYVRRELDMTVEPDSIRVQVQWRSVMGQPVRVHSLSQLLASGPIRPDALTVFLVENGAMLRNQALTPSFISQLLADVDAPAGYRQALVERHGRRDLQDALFDWVLARLQQSAFVARCAGHLQVASHEAVQALWGRETGPLRASGLVLPNALRCDDVLLFHRQDLQGDVLLYAPGKPDGQEWIELPSLWAVSVEVGAWTRDEAGREYLLQRISPTDRDAAREYFSRVMDKPTVWDSSRDPRRAVSGLSECLQDSVARGVDNHLAQVEQDESPRWYAAMSLDSRRNLSSLNQELRVHQRVFIEQMAGYEVFMDFAKRVVTQAIAPYMRSKGVQAPVDPATVLIDYRPGLTGATITASLLDLAIYGYDDNGGIDDPRKGVRSSVGQDLRQVRSADLAVYLRGAYVGEHYGRDTRARFLDTEAAQYTARRMAYRNLLLTRMDRDLRVAMGQSQLNAEQFWWLTRQVTRLGEPAPAVGPGYSGAAVQQEGMIRFTLGGQVVIGVYVFAYFQPRGVYWLYTPDSADGIAFRRYQDFSGAVVARLHDYLLERVALGARAAVRRTLVALAAGTVSVDTLREFNRVSDVRTEFDACIERAVADVEAVTRSRAEVIRQQVIKGLLFVSAPMCLVYPPLGLLLDAVVIASSVKQAAESHGKGDTERALGHWLMASWGALFAALGVTTLVALLGRAASSLQRVVRPLSLSAQRLAGLPPRMARDAGPVLQPIRFKPKQAVGKAPDHLEYVTKEGIFNGTYRSPASASQPRSLYYVRHQGRYYQVKENTYFGGLCLVDARRPGALYNVPIRRLGNGKWVRNEVGLRGGNDEVLVLGHVRDLREAFPGHVFPDVSRGALQGEALVARYSEAVADNYLFSLNAQTCVIAALYSPATRTGAVIHFDHNIRALIERSLRDVMQRLGTTAQEVRATLVGGDWLTGTDIGGRVRSAMRREGLQPTWDHWSYSSCFGNTYGLALDLRNGVTSVFKTSRGQVERYYIPVLARAKKSADPVSARARGFMRRVRNEPLVANPSGAISTGQGRLATPAEVEAQAFATVLLS is encoded by the coding sequence ATGGACAACACCGCCAAGCGACAAAACACTGTGATCGGCGCGGGGCCGCTTTCTTCCCCGCCAGAGGCGGCGGCTCATGTCGTGCTGGAAAGACTGGCTCAATGGCAGGCCGTCATCGAGGCGCGACTGCAAGCCCGGATGGGCGTGCTGGACGTGCTGGAAGAGTACCTGCTGGTGCAACTGCGCACCCACTATCACGACGGCAACATCGACCCGCATTTCATCGACACCCTGATCGACACGGTGCTGCGACGGATGATCGAGGTGGTGCCCGTGGCCCCGGACGATGAGGCCGAGGCGCCGTACCGCTGGCCGGGTGGGGCCGACCGAGGATTTTCGGCCGAGCGCCAGGAACGGATCGCGCAAGTGATAGAGAGCGTCGCGTCGAGTTTCATCGCGCACTATCGGGATTATCTGCGCCGGCATTGGTCAATGGTCGGGGGCGATGAGCCCTTGGTGGCGGCGGTCAGGCAGCGGCTCGAGGGGCACCTGAGCGACGTCGAGGCGCTGTTGCAACCGCAGCCGTTGGCTGTCCTTGGCGTCGAAGCGTTGCGCGAAAGGCTCGAAGTGTTCGAGCAGGACTGGCGCCGGTTCGGCGAGCTGGCCGGGTTGGCGAGCGCCACGCAGCGTCAGCCGCTCGAGGCGCTCGCGCGTGCGCAACTGCCGGAGTGGTTGCGCGGGCTGGGCGAGGACGAGCGTCAGCGACTGGAGGCGCTTGAGGAGCAGACCTCCCAGGCCGAGGCGCTGGTGGATGGCTTGCTCGATGAACTGGGTTCGTTGCAAGCCTTCGCCCGGCGACTGGCCAAGGATTACGTCAGGCGTGAACTGGATATGACGGTCGAACCCGACAGCATTCGCGTGCAGGTGCAATGGCGAAGCGTGATGGGCCAGCCGGTGCGCGTCCACAGTCTCAGTCAACTGCTGGCGTCGGGTCCGATCAGGCCGGACGCCCTCACGGTGTTCCTGGTGGAGAACGGCGCGATGCTGCGCAACCAGGCGCTGACGCCGTCGTTCATCAGCCAGTTGCTGGCGGACGTCGATGCACCTGCCGGGTATCGGCAAGCGCTGGTGGAGCGCCATGGACGAAGGGACCTGCAGGACGCTTTGTTCGATTGGGTCCTGGCGCGGCTGCAGCAAAGTGCGTTCGTTGCCCGCTGTGCCGGTCATTTGCAGGTGGCCAGCCATGAAGCGGTCCAGGCCCTGTGGGGCCGCGAGACCGGCCCCCTGCGGGCGAGTGGCCTGGTGCTGCCCAATGCCTTGCGGTGTGACGATGTGCTCTTGTTTCATCGTCAGGACCTGCAAGGCGATGTGCTGTTGTACGCCCCCGGAAAACCGGACGGCCAGGAGTGGATCGAGCTGCCTTCGCTGTGGGCCGTGAGCGTCGAGGTGGGGGCGTGGACGCGCGACGAGGCCGGCCGAGAGTACCTGTTGCAGAGGATCTCCCCGACGGATCGGGACGCGGCCCGCGAGTATTTCAGCCGCGTGATGGACAAGCCGACGGTCTGGGATTCAAGCCGCGACCCCAGGCGGGCGGTGAGCGGTCTCAGCGAATGCCTGCAAGACAGCGTCGCCAGGGGCGTGGACAACCACCTGGCCCAGGTGGAGCAGGACGAGTCGCCCCGTTGGTACGCGGCGATGTCGCTCGATTCCCGGCGCAACCTCAGCAGCTTGAACCAGGAGTTGCGGGTTCATCAGCGCGTGTTCATCGAGCAGATGGCCGGCTACGAAGTCTTCATGGACTTCGCCAAGCGGGTCGTCACCCAGGCGATTGCCCCGTACATGCGCAGCAAGGGCGTGCAGGCGCCGGTCGATCCGGCCACGGTGCTGATCGACTACAGGCCTGGGCTGACAGGCGCGACGATAACCGCCAGTCTGCTGGACCTGGCCATCTACGGGTATGACGACAACGGCGGAATCGACGACCCTCGAAAAGGCGTGCGCTCATCGGTCGGCCAGGACCTGCGGCAAGTGCGCAGCGCGGACCTGGCGGTTTACCTGCGTGGGGCGTATGTGGGGGAGCACTATGGGCGGGACACCCGCGCCCGGTTTCTCGATACCGAGGCGGCGCAATACACCGCCCGCCGCATGGCCTACCGCAATTTGCTGCTGACCCGAATGGATCGCGACCTGCGTGTCGCCATGGGACAGTCCCAGTTGAATGCCGAGCAATTCTGGTGGCTCACCCGGCAGGTCACTCGGCTGGGCGAGCCGGCGCCGGCAGTCGGTCCGGGGTATTCGGGGGCCGCCGTGCAGCAGGAGGGGATGATCCGGTTTACCCTCGGCGGGCAGGTCGTGATCGGCGTGTATGTGTTCGCCTATTTCCAGCCAAGGGGCGTGTATTGGCTGTACACGCCGGATTCTGCGGACGGTATCGCGTTCCGTCGTTACCAGGATTTCTCCGGTGCCGTCGTTGCCCGCCTGCACGATTACCTGCTGGAGCGGGTTGCCCTCGGCGCCCGCGCTGCGGTCAGGCGCACCCTGGTGGCGTTGGCGGCGGGCACCGTGAGCGTGGATACATTGCGCGAGTTCAATCGGGTAAGCGATGTTCGGACGGAGTTCGATGCCTGCATCGAGCGTGCTGTCGCCGATGTGGAAGCGGTCACCCGCAGTCGCGCCGAGGTGATCCGGCAACAGGTCATCAAGGGATTACTGTTCGTGTCGGCGCCTATGTGCCTGGTGTACCCACCTTTGGGCTTGCTGTTGGATGCAGTCGTGATCGCCAGCAGCGTCAAGCAGGCAGCCGAGTCTCACGGGAAAGGGGATACGGAACGGGCGTTGGGCCATTGGTTGATGGCCTCCTGGGGCGCCTTGTTCGCCGCCTTGGGCGTTACAACCCTGGTGGCATTGCTGGGGCGGGCGGCCAGCAGCCTCCAGCGGGTGGTCAGGCCGCTGTCACTGTCCGCCCAGCGCCTGGCGGGCTTGCCCCCGCGGATGGCCAGGGACGCCGGGCCGGTGCTCCAGCCCATCCGCTTCAAGCCGAAACAGGCGGTGGGCAAGGCCCCTGACCACCTGGAGTACGTGACCAAGGAGGGAATTTTCAACGGGACCTATCGCAGTCCGGCCAGCGCCTCGCAGCCGCGCAGCCTCTACTACGTGCGCCACCAGGGTCGGTACTACCAGGTGAAGGAAAATACCTATTTCGGCGGTTTGTGCCTGGTGGACGCCCGCCGCCCCGGCGCCTTGTACAACGTGCCCATCCGACGGCTGGGGAACGGTAAATGGGTACGTAACGAAGTCGGCCTGCGTGGGGGTAATGATGAGGTGCTTGTCCTCGGGCACGTGAGGGATTTGCGCGAGGCGTTTCCCGGTCATGTCTTCCCGGATGTCTCAAGGGGGGCGTTGCAGGGCGAGGCGCTGGTGGCGCGCTACAGCGAGGCGGTCGCGGACAATTATCTGTTCTCGTTGAACGCGCAGACCTGCGTGATCGCGGCGTTGTACAGCCCGGCCACCCGGACCGGAGCCGTCATTCACTTCGATCACAACATCCGCGCGCTGATCGAGCGCAGCCTGCGGGACGTCATGCAGCGCCTGGGCACGACGGCGCAAGAGGTTCGTGCCACCCTGGTGGGCGGGGATTGGCTGACCGGCACTGACATTGGCGGGCGGGTCCGGTCGGCGATGCGGCGCGAAGGCCTGCAACCGACGTGGGATCACTGGTCGTACTCGTCCTGTTTTGGCAACACTTACGGTCTGGCGCTGGACCTGCGCAATGGCGTGACATCGGTCTTCAAGACCTCGCGCGGCCAGGTCGAGCGTTACTACATCCCGGTGCTGGCGCGGGCGAAGAAGAGCGCCGATCCGGTTTCGGCGCGAGCCCGCGGGTTCATGCGGCGCGTGCGCAACGAACCCCTGGTCGCCAATCCCAGCGGTGCCATCAGCACGGGGCAGGGGCGGCTGGCGACGCCGGCGGAAGTCGAAGCGCAGGCCTTCGCGACGGTGCTGCTGAGCTGA
- a CDS encoding zinc finger-domain-containing protein, translated as MTDSFVTQCPHCHTSFRVNHAQLSVARGVVRCGSCLQVFNAARQLLEQRAAREAAPPLVPVARPAAEAPPRAISQKQWTAAELDLDDLDKELARLERRDNRAPGTAGRRREDNLSAQREPLADEQADWSDSLYSDPPDERAEAVLLTPAEPFEPHEPARPPRTEPSLSLALEPLEPDDEPVAPLRLAPHDEPEEHLERLSATDDHDHDHDEEPAQPVPLRKSRERQEPGIRAEDLQDLDDDPLQLDWRKRRSPWGRRLLWGLLILLAAAALGGQYIAYHFEELARQDQYRPWFLQICPTLGCDVPSKVDIAKIKSSNLVVRSHPEFSGALVVDAIIYNRAPFSQPFPLLELRFADLNGHLIASRRFKPGEYLGGDLEGRGEMPPQTPIHIALDILDPGSKAVNYSLSFHSPE; from the coding sequence ATGACTGACAGCTTCGTCACCCAGTGTCCGCATTGCCACACCAGCTTTCGCGTCAACCATGCTCAACTGAGCGTGGCCCGCGGGGTGGTTCGCTGTGGCTCGTGCCTGCAAGTGTTCAATGCCGCTCGCCAGTTGCTCGAACAGCGGGCCGCCCGGGAAGCCGCGCCGCCCCTGGTGCCGGTCGCCAGGCCGGCCGCCGAAGCGCCGCCGCGAGCCATCAGCCAGAAACAATGGACCGCCGCCGAGCTCGACCTCGATGACCTGGACAAGGAACTGGCGCGCCTGGAGCGGCGCGACAATCGGGCGCCGGGCACCGCCGGACGCCGTCGCGAAGACAACCTGAGCGCGCAGCGCGAACCGCTGGCCGACGAACAGGCCGACTGGTCCGACAGCCTGTACAGCGATCCGCCCGACGAGCGCGCCGAAGCCGTGCTCCTGACGCCTGCCGAGCCTTTCGAACCCCACGAGCCGGCCCGGCCGCCGCGCACCGAACCGTCGCTGTCCCTGGCGCTGGAACCCCTGGAACCGGACGACGAACCCGTCGCCCCCCTGCGCCTGGCGCCGCACGACGAGCCCGAGGAACACCTCGAGCGCCTGTCCGCCACCGACGATCACGATCACGATCACGACGAAGAGCCGGCGCAACCGGTCCCGCTGCGCAAGTCGCGCGAACGCCAGGAGCCCGGCATACGCGCCGAAGACCTCCAGGACCTGGACGACGACCCGTTGCAACTGGACTGGCGCAAGCGCCGCTCGCCGTGGGGACGACGCCTGCTGTGGGGCTTGCTGATCCTGCTGGCCGCCGCGGCCCTGGGTGGCCAGTACATCGCCTATCACTTCGAGGAACTGGCCCGCCAGGACCAGTACCGGCCATGGTTCCTGCAAATCTGCCCGACCCTGGGCTGCGACGTTCCGTCCAAGGTCGACATCGCCAAGATCAAGAGCAGCAACCTGGTGGTGCGCAGCCATCCGGAGTTCAGCGGCGCCCTGGTGGTGGACGCGATCATCTACAATCGCGCGCCCTTCTCCCAGCCGTTCCCGCTGCTGGAGCTGCGTTTCGCCGACCTGAACGGGCACCTGATCGCCAGTCGCCGCTTCAAGCCGGGGGAATACCTGGGCGGCGATCTCGAAGGCCGCGGCGAAATGCCGCCCCAGACACCCATCCACATCGCGCTGGACATCCTCGACCCAGGATCCAAGGCGGTGAACTACAGCCTGAGCTTCCATTCCCCCGAGTGA
- a CDS encoding Fis family transcriptional regulator, with the protein MTMMTETLVSGTTPVSDNVNLKQHLNTPSEEGQTLRGSVEKALHNYFAHLEGAAVTDVYNLVLSEVEAPLLESVMNYVKGNQTKASELLGLNRGTLRKKLKQYDLL; encoded by the coding sequence ATGACGATGATGACCGAGACTTTAGTGAGTGGAACAACACCCGTGAGCGACAACGTGAATTTGAAACAGCACCTGAACACGCCCAGCGAAGAAGGCCAGACCCTTCGCGGAAGTGTCGAGAAGGCGCTGCACAATTATTTCGCCCACCTTGAGGGCGCTGCCGTCACGGATGTGTATAACCTGGTGCTTTCCGAAGTCGAGGCACCGCTGCTCGAAAGCGTGATGAACTACGTCAAGGGCAACCAGACCAAGGCCAGCGAGCTGCTCGGACTGAACCGCGGCACCCTGCGCAAGAAACTCAAGCAGTACGATCTGCTGTAA
- the prmA gene encoding ribosomal protein L11 methyltransferase (methylates ribosomal protein L11 at multiple amino acid positions; mutations of these genes in Escherichia coli or Thermus thermophilus has no apparent phenotype) has translation MPWLQVRLAISPEQAETYEDAFLEVGAVSVTFMDAEDQPIFEPELNTTPLWSHTHLLALFEGGTEAASVLAHLELLTGSPLPEHHSEVIEDQDWERSWMDNFQPMRFGQRLWIVPSWHAAPQPDAVNLLLDPGLAFGTGTHPTTALCLEWLDGQDLKGCDVLDFGCGSGILAIAALLLGAREAVGTDIDVQALEASRDNAGRNHIAEERFPLYLPQDLPPAQADVLVANILAGPLVSLAPQLSSLVKPGGRLALSGILAEQGEEVAAAYAEDFDLDPIANRDGWVRITGRRR, from the coding sequence ATGCCTTGGCTGCAAGTACGCCTGGCCATCAGCCCGGAACAAGCCGAAACCTACGAAGACGCGTTTCTCGAAGTAGGCGCCGTATCGGTAACCTTCATGGACGCCGAAGACCAGCCGATCTTCGAGCCGGAACTCAACACCACGCCGCTGTGGTCGCACACCCACCTGCTGGCGTTGTTCGAAGGCGGCACCGAGGCGGCCAGCGTGCTGGCCCACCTCGAACTGCTGACCGGCAGCCCGTTGCCCGAGCATCACAGCGAAGTGATCGAGGACCAGGACTGGGAACGCAGCTGGATGGACAACTTCCAGCCGATGCGCTTCGGCCAGCGCCTGTGGATCGTGCCCAGCTGGCATGCCGCGCCGCAACCGGACGCCGTCAACCTGCTGCTGGACCCGGGCCTGGCGTTCGGTACCGGCACCCACCCAACCACCGCGCTGTGCCTGGAATGGCTCGACGGCCAGGACCTCAAGGGCTGCGACGTGCTCGACTTCGGCTGCGGCTCGGGGATCCTGGCCATTGCCGCGCTGCTGCTGGGCGCCCGTGAGGCGGTCGGTACCGACATCGACGTCCAGGCCCTGGAAGCGTCCCGCGACAACGCCGGGCGCAACCACATTGCCGAAGAACGGTTCCCGCTGTACCTGCCGCAAGACCTGCCGCCAGCGCAGGCCGACGTGCTGGTGGCCAATATCCTGGCCGGACCGCTGGTCTCCCTGGCGCCGCAACTGTCGAGCCTGGTCAAGCCGGGCGGACGCCTGGCACTGTCGGGCATCCTCGCCGAACAGGGCGAAGAAGTCGCTGCCGCCTATGCCGAGGACTTCGACCTCGACCCGATCGCCAATCGCGATGGCTGGGTGCGCATCACCGGACGTCGGCGCTAG
- a CDS encoding tRNA-dihydrouridine synthase B: MSAVRIGPYTLQNGLVLAPMAGVTDQPFRQLCKRLGAGLVVSEMVTSDMSLWNTRKSRLRMIHEGDPEPRSVQIAGGDAQMLAEAARANVALGAQIIDINMGCPAKKVCNKAAGSALLKDEALVTEILQAVVGAVDVPVTLKIRTGWDRDNKNGLTVAKIAEQAGITALAVHGRTRADLYTGEAEYDTIAAIKQAVSIPVFANGDVDSPEKARYVLDATGADGLLIGRAAQGRPWIFREIEHFLRTGEKLAAPQLSEVERILLEHLAALHAFYGEVMGVRIARKHVGWYLATLPGAREFRARFNRLDGTQAQCADVQAFFAERYKSLTGDEGVAA, translated from the coding sequence ATGTCGGCGGTACGCATCGGCCCATATACATTGCAGAACGGCCTGGTTCTCGCCCCGATGGCGGGCGTCACCGACCAGCCCTTTCGTCAGCTGTGCAAGCGACTGGGTGCCGGCCTGGTGGTGTCGGAAATGGTCACCAGCGACATGAGTTTGTGGAACACCCGCAAATCGCGTCTGCGCATGATCCACGAAGGCGATCCCGAGCCCCGCTCGGTACAGATCGCCGGTGGCGACGCTCAGATGCTGGCGGAGGCGGCCCGGGCCAACGTGGCGCTGGGCGCGCAGATCATCGACATCAACATGGGCTGCCCGGCGAAGAAGGTCTGCAACAAGGCCGCCGGTTCCGCGCTGTTGAAGGATGAAGCCCTGGTGACCGAGATCCTGCAGGCCGTTGTCGGCGCAGTCGATGTGCCGGTGACCCTGAAGATCCGTACCGGGTGGGACCGGGACAACAAGAACGGCCTGACGGTGGCGAAGATCGCCGAACAGGCAGGTATCACGGCGCTGGCAGTGCATGGCCGCACCCGCGCCGACCTGTACACCGGCGAAGCCGAGTACGACACCATCGCCGCGATCAAGCAGGCGGTGTCGATACCGGTCTTTGCCAATGGCGATGTCGATTCGCCCGAGAAGGCCCGGTACGTGCTGGACGCGACCGGTGCCGATGGCCTGTTGATCGGCCGGGCCGCCCAGGGGCGGCCATGGATTTTTCGTGAGATCGAACACTTCCTGCGCACCGGCGAAAAGCTCGCTGCGCCGCAATTGTCCGAGGTGGAACGTATTCTGCTAGAGCATCTGGCCGCGCTGCATGCCTTCTACGGTGAAGTCATGGGCGTCCGCATCGCTCGCAAGCATGTGGGCTGGTATCTCGCAACCCTGCCGGGCGCCAGGGAGTTTCGCGCCCGCTTCAATCGTTTGGATGGTACGCAAGCACAATGCGCCGACGTTCAGGCTTTCTTCGCTGAGCGTTACAAGAGCCTGACAGGGGACGAAGGGGTGGCCGCATGA